The Imtechella halotolerans DNA window ACCGATATCATGGAGATTCTGATGGCGCCGTTGGTGGATCAGTTCAAAATTCCGTGAATAGAAACTTTAACTATGTAACCCAAAATTCATTAGCATATAATTTTAAGGTAGCACAACATAGTTTTGATGTTCAAGGTTTAGTGGAATATCAAAAGAATAGAAGGAACTTTTTAACTGGTTTTGGTCAGAATTTACCTGCTGATGGATTGTATTATCTAGATACAGCTCCTGGCTCTCAGGCGGTAGGAGGATTTTTTGATGATTGGTCAAGTATTTCTTACCTTGGAATGTTAAACTATAATTTTGATGGAAAATACGTTTTGGACGCTACCTTTAGACGTGAAGGGTCTTCAAGATTTGCCGCAAGCAATAGATTCGGTAGCTTCTGGTCTTTGGGTGCAGCTTGGAATATCCATAGAGAAGCCTTCCTAAGTGGGAACGAAATTGTAAATCAATTAAGACTTAGAGCTTCTATTGGGGAAAGTGGAAACTCTCAGATTGATATCAATCGATTCCAAAATTTATTGAGTTATGATGCGAACTACAATGGTTTAGGTGCAGTTTATCCGTCTCAGTATGGCAATGAGAATTTATCATGGGAGATGAATAAAAACTATGATTTAGGTTTTGATTTTGGTTTATTTGAGAACCGTGTATCTGGATCATTTGCTTATTTTAATAAGAAGACCTATGATCTATTACAAACCGTTCCATTAAGTTATACTTCTGGACATGCCGGTCAAGTTTATAACGCTGGTACAGTAGTAAATAAAGGTATTGAAATAGAGCTTAGTGCTGATATTATAAGAGGTAAGGATTTTTCATGGTCAATTTCAGGAAACTATGCTACTGTTGAGAATGAAGTAATTGCCTTGGCAAAAGACTCTGATGGTGAGGATATTAATATCATTACCGGTACACGTGCTGTGGAAGTAGGACAACCTATTTATGCTTGGAGAATGAGAAAGTGGGCTGGTGTTGATCCGCAGACTGGTCGTCCTCAATGGTACCTAAACGGTAAAGATGGAGAACTTACTACCAACTATTTTTCAGCTAAAGAGGAATATCAAGGAGGAAGTGCGATGCCTACCTTTACAGGTGGATTATCTACAAATTTAGAATTTAAAGGATTCTTTTTAAACGCAAGTGTGTATTTTGCTGGTGGACATAAAGTATTTGAAGATTGGGCATTTTATACGCAGCATTCGGGTGTTTATACTACTCTATATTATAATGGAGTTCAAGATATGATGAGTAGATGGCAGAAACCAGGGGATGTAACGGATTACCCTAGAATGGTGTATAATGCAACCGGAGATAATGCTTCAAGAACGTCTACACGTTTCTTATATGATGGTGATTATATTCGATTAAAGGATATAACCCTAGGGTATAATATTCCAAATAGATTTGTTGAGAAAACTGGTTTGGAAGGAATTAGAGTTTCCCTTAGAGGAGCAAATTTATTGACATGGGTTAAAGATGAGGGCTTGAAGTATGATCCTGAAGTTCGTGCAGATGGATTTACAATGTTGACAACGCCACCAACTAAATCTGTATCATTTAATGTTAATTTAAAATTCTAAAAAAAATG harbors:
- a CDS encoding SusC/RagA family TonB-linked outer membrane protein encodes the protein MKLKFTWMLTLFLALVQFSFAQEKNISGTVSDESGMPLPGVAVLVKGTSTGTQTDFDGKYTLKAMSGQTLVFSYLGMKSVERTVGSATTINVTLQEDAQALEEVVVLGYSVKSVSEVTGSSVQVSGDQIASVPVVSVDQALQGKVAGLNISMASGTPGSVQDIRIRRVGSINAGNDPLYVIDGVPVNNSNFSGSSAVSSFSALASLNSSDIESITVLKDASATSAYGARGSNGVIVITTKKGKSGKVSFTANSLVGFQNNAVEGRKPLTATQRMELLTDAFRNSRGYDNATAYAYALASTGWDEETDFNWGNAVKNKDAVMQNYDISASGGDENSSFYASLGYNATEATVIASDFERISGSFNFNRKFSDKFDFSTSMNVSNVTQNGILEQAAYFSNPHLVRFFMPPIESAYNADGSYNLNTSVFNPLYQETVDITENNLTRALNNTSLVWKINDRFRFKSVIGLDYTIASYHEYRNRYHGDSDGAVGGSVQNSVNRNFNYVTQNSLAYNFKVAQHSFDVQGLVEYQKNRRNFLTGFGQNLPADGLYYLDTAPGSQAVGGFFDDWSSISYLGMLNYNFDGKYVLDATFRREGSSRFAASNRFGSFWSLGAAWNIHREAFLSGNEIVNQLRLRASIGESGNSQIDINRFQNLLSYDANYNGLGAVYPSQYGNENLSWEMNKNYDLGFDFGLFENRVSGSFAYFNKKTYDLLQTVPLSYTSGHAGQVYNAGTVVNKGIEIELSADIIRGKDFSWSISGNYATVENEVIALAKDSDGEDINIITGTRAVEVGQPIYAWRMRKWAGVDPQTGRPQWYLNGKDGELTTNYFSAKEEYQGGSAMPTFTGGLSTNLEFKGFFLNASVYFAGGHKVFEDWAFYTQHSGVYTTLYYNGVQDMMSRWQKPGDVTDYPRMVYNATGDNASRTSTRFLYDGDYIRLKDITLGYNIPNRFVEKTGLEGIRVSLRGANLLTWVKDEGLKYDPEVRADGFTMLTTPPTKSVSFNVNLKF